The Natronobacterium texcoconense genome includes the window CACGGTGACGAGGAAGACACCGCCGAAGTAGACGAGAAACCGGTTCCAGTGAACGGTCTCGTCGCTCGCTCGCATCATCGTCATCCAGCCGGCGACGGCGATGACTGTGACTGCGAGAACCTCGAGTGCGAGCGCGTAGCCCAGCAACGGCAACTCGAGGTCGACGAGGGCGTTCAGCGATCGCTCCGTTACGGTCGTTCCGGTCGGATAGATCGAGTACGCGACGTGGAACGTCGAGTCGCCGACGCTCGAAGCGGTCGGCACGGCGTCGGTTTCTCGAAGCAGGTCGGCGACGAGGAGGACACAGCCTGCCACGAAAAACGGAACGAAGAGCCACGGATCGCTACGAAGTCGGGCCGCGACCGCAGTGAGAACGGGTTTCCGACGACGGTACGGTGGTGACTTCGGGTTCCCGTCGGTACCGCCGTCCTCACCCGCCATCGTCCCGGCACCGGCAGTCGGCTCCCCCTTCTCTCTCGGGGGAGAGTTTCCGTCGCCCGTCGATCCGTTTTCGTCGGCCGATACTGGGCCCGACTCGGTCTCGTCCGTCATGGTTCCTCCGCCAGTGCGACGATCCGTCCCCGGTTGACCGCGTACAGCCGTCCGTCACCGACGATCGGCGGCGACAGCGGGACCTCCGGCGGTTCGTACCTGAACTGCTCCTCTCCTGTGTCGGCCTCGAGAGCGACCAGTACCGCATCGTGCTCGACGGCGTAGACCATCCCGTCGGCGACGACCGGCGTCGTCTCTCGCTCGAACGGGACGGACCACAGCGACTCGCCCGTCTCGAGGTCGAGCGCGTGAAACCGGTCGTTTCCGTCGCTCAGGAAGACCGTCCCCTCGGCGACTGCAGCAGCCCCGTCGATCGCGTTGCCCTCGAGGTCGCGTCGCCAGATCGTGTTGCCCTCGTCCGAGTCCAGCAGCGTGACGCCGTTTCGCGACGTGACGACGACGCCTTCCTCAGTTGCCGGCGAGGAGAGTTGCATCTGGTCCTCGAGGTCCCGCTGCCAGCGTTCGGTGCCGTCCTCGCGGTCGTACGCACTCACTCGGTTGGGCCAGTTCGCGACGTAGACGGTGCCATCGCGGACTGTCGGCCGCCCGAACGAGGCGCTGACGATGTCGTCGTCCTCGACCGTGACGCGCCATCGCTCGGTGCCGTCGCTGGCGTCGACGGCGACGAGGTCGTTCGTTCCGGGAACCGTCGCGTACACCGTCTCGTCGACTGCGATCGGGTCCGTCGTCGGAGCGTGCTCGCTCGTCGGTCGGTACTGGCCGCTTCCCGGCCCCTCCCAGCGCTGGCTACCGAGTCCGCGCTCGAGTCCGGGGACATCGAGTCCGCCGCTGGCGTTCAGGCCGTAGACGCCGCCAGTCGACGTTACCGCCAGCGTCTCTGTCCGGTACGCCGACGCACGGGCGACAGCCGCGCTCGAGGTGTACGGGCCGTGTCGGGCGAACTGGCGCTCGCCGCTGTCGACCTCGAGTGCGACGAGTCCGTTTCCGACGGCGTAGAGCGTGTCGCCGAGTCGGATGGGTGCGCTCGCGCCTCGAAACCACTCCGTCGAATCGTGTTCCCAGGCGACCTGTACGTCGTCGGTCGGGCCCGACGCGTCGGGATTGTAGCCGGTTCCGGCGGGGTCGTACTGTGCCATCGGCCAGTCGAAAGGAGACGAGGACGGCGATTCCGGCCGGGAAGCCAACGCTGCGCCGGTGGTCCCGCCGGCCAGCGCGATCCCTACGCCTGCAAGGAGTGTCCGTCTGGAGGGCATTCGTATCGTACCCGTTCTTCTCACTTCTCCTAATTGTTTCTCCCGATACCTGTTCGTGGAACGCGTCTCGAGCGATAGATTCCAGTCGAACCGAACGTATTTTTACCGAGAACGGTTCAATCAGCTGTATGGTCTCTCGCCGTTCCGTCCTCCTGGCTCTGGTCCTCCTCGGTGCAGTCCTCGTCGGCGTGGGGTTCGCTACTGGGACGCCCGAACCGGTCCTGACGATAGAGAACGACGACAACGTTTCCTACCAGGTGACGGCCTACACCGTCGAAGACCTGGACGCAGCGGGCTATCTCAACTTCGAGGTGACGACCGACGACGGTGAACAACGACTCGTCACCTACAACGACCTCGTCTGGACGACCAGCTACCAGAACGTGACGCTAGTTGATGAGGGAGTCAACAGCCAGTCGTTTACCGTCGGCCCCAACGAAACAACCACCGGGGTCGTCGACGGCTGGTCCCACGGCGACGTAACGCTGTACATCGTCGAGAGCGACGACGACGAGACCCGGACGTGGTCGCGAACGGTCACCTGCGACAGCCGTGGACAGGATCACGGGCTCAGAATGGCAGCGGACTCCGGTGGCGGCGGTTCGACACACTGTGGCGGTGGATTCGGCTGGATGATCAGGTAACGACGTCCCGATCGGTCACTTCTGCGGTCGAACACTATCACGAGTAGTTGCCGGTCTCCATTCTCATCACGCTCGTCCAGCCCAACGCGCCGACCGTGACGGTACACGCAGCGTGAGCGAAGACGCACCAGGTACGGGTTTCCGAACTGGATCTCGCGCTCTCGGGGTACGCTCGAGTTTCGAGAAATCGATCGGTCGAGCGGAGTCAGCGACCGACGAAAATAGGTCGGACTCGGTCGACGGCGTTCACTCGGTCTGTCCGCCGATCGTGAGGACCGTGCTGTCGAACGGCATCAAGGTCTCGTCGAACGTCGCGGTCAGTTCGTCGTTCGGGAAGAATCCGATGATGCGTGCCGTCTCGTCGCCGTCGTTCCGTATGCCGTGGGGTTCCATCTCGGGAACGATCGCACACTGTCCGCTCGAGAGTTCGACCGTCTCCTCACCGACCGTCGCCGCCACCGTCCCGTCGGTGACGAGGAGCAGTTCCTCGTTACTGTCGCGGTGAGTCGGGAGGTAGTTTCCGGGTTCGATCTCGATGGAGACGATCATCAACTCTTCGCCGGCTACCTCGCTCGCGTTCGGCATGCCCGGCGTCAACGGGAAGTACCCGCGGACCCGTGCGTGCTCGTCGCCCTCCTGCCAGACGTCCGTCCCCTCGAATCGATAGAGTTCGACTGGCTGTACTCCGCCCTGTTTGACGTTGCCCTCTGTGGCCATCTGTATCCCTCGTGATTCCTCGACTGCGAGCAGCGGGAGAAAGAAACGTCTCGAGCACTCCGTCGTGAATCGGTACAGTATACGCTCGTTCAAAACATAACGATTGTGCACGGTCTGCTGATAGCTGTCTCCTGTGTCACGGAAACCGGTCGGATCGCAATACGGTCGTCGATAGCCGGGATACACCTCTTTACCCCTGGTTCGTGAGAGACCTCCTTGCTATGGGCACAGTAGACGTTGCGATCGGCGTCGACGCGGACTGCGTCGCCGGCTGGCTCGGCTCCTACGGCGGCGAGGACTCCCCGGCCGACCTCTCGAGAGGGCTGGCCGCCGGAAGCGAAGGCATCCCGCGGATGCTCGCGCTCTTCGACGACCAGGATATCGAGACGTCGTGGTACGTTCCCGGCCACACGATCGAGACGTTCCGCAACGAGATCGAGGCCGTCGCTGCAGACGGTCACGAACTCGGCGTCCACGGCTACTCCCACGAGAACCCGACCGACCTCTCGCGAGAGCAGGAAGACGAGATCCTCGAGGTATCGATCGACCTCATCGAGGACGTCACGGGGTCGGAACCGGTCGGCCACCGCGCGAGCTGGTGGGAGTTCAGCGAGAACACGCCGGAACTCGTCCAGAAGCACGGCTTCGACTACGACAGCAGCCTGATGGAACGCATGTTCGAACCGGGCTGGATGCGCGAGGGCGATAGCTGGGAGAAAATCGACTACGACAAGAACCCCGAGACGTGGATGGAGCCGTACCAGTACGGCGAGGAGACCGACGTCGTCGAGATTCCGATCAGCTGGTATCGCGACGACATCCCACCGATGCTGTTCATCAAACAGCCGATCTACCACGCCGGGTACAAGGACCCCGAGATGATGTACGAGCAGTACTACA containing:
- a CDS encoding cupin domain-containing protein, yielding MATEGNVKQGGVQPVELYRFEGTDVWQEGDEHARVRGYFPLTPGMPNASEVAGEELMIVSIEIEPGNYLPTHRDSNEELLLVTDGTVAATVGEETVELSSGQCAIVPEMEPHGIRNDGDETARIIGFFPNDELTATFDETLMPFDSTVLTIGGQTE
- a CDS encoding polysaccharide deacetylase family protein; the encoded protein is MGTVDVAIGVDADCVAGWLGSYGGEDSPADLSRGLAAGSEGIPRMLALFDDQDIETSWYVPGHTIETFRNEIEAVAADGHELGVHGYSHENPTDLSREQEDEILEVSIDLIEDVTGSEPVGHRASWWEFSENTPELVQKHGFDYDSSLMERMFEPGWMREGDSWEKIDYDKNPETWMEPYQYGEETDVVEIPISWYRDDIPPMLFIKQPIYHAGYKDPEMMYEQYYKRQFDYLYNRRGAGVYTFTIHPDIHGLPHMIPLFEEFIQYVQGHENAQFVTLETVAEKYREDPSVYETESDYV
- a CDS encoding PQQ-binding-like beta-propeller repeat protein is translated as MPSRRTLLAGVGIALAGGTTGAALASRPESPSSSPFDWPMAQYDPAGTGYNPDASGPTDDVQVAWEHDSTEWFRGASAPIRLGDTLYAVGNGLVALEVDSGERQFARHGPYTSSAAVARASAYRTETLAVTSTGGVYGLNASGGLDVPGLERGLGSQRWEGPGSGQYRPTSEHAPTTDPIAVDETVYATVPGTNDLVAVDASDGTERWRVTVEDDDIVSASFGRPTVRDGTVYVANWPNRVSAYDREDGTERWQRDLEDQMQLSSPATEEGVVVTSRNGVTLLDSDEGNTIWRRDLEGNAIDGAAAVAEGTVFLSDGNDRFHALDLETGESLWSVPFERETTPVVADGMVYAVEHDAVLVALEADTGEEQFRYEPPEVPLSPPIVGDGRLYAVNRGRIVALAEEP